The Martelella endophytica genome contains the following window.
TGGTCGATGGCGAAGTTGATCGTCCCGGCCTTGATCGCATCGGCGATCGCGGTCGAAAGATCGAAGGTGCCGAAATAGATCTGACCGGACTTGCCCATCTCGTCGAGTGCTGCGAGCGTCGGCTCGGCCGAGTTCGGGCCGAGCGTCAGGATCGCGCCGGTATCCGGGTGGGCGTTCAGATAGGCCTGCACCTTCGACTTGACTTCCGACGGGTCCATGCCGCTGTCGATCATCTGGTCGCCGAGTTCGACGCCGAGACCATCGGCAAAGCCCTGGCAGCGTTCCACCGAGGCCGGGTTGGTGATGTAGTGATTGACGCAGACGAAGCTTGTCGCGCCGGACTCCTTCTTGGCGCGCTCGCCCGCCAGCTTGCCGGCGGTATATTCCGGCTGGCCGACATGCATCATCGCGCCGAGCTTCTTCGACTGTTCTTCCGTGCCCGAATTGATGGTGATCACCGGAATGCCCTTGGCGACGGCGTCCGAAACCGGGCCGGAGAGCACGTCGAAATCGGCGATGGTGACGATGATGCCGTCCGGGTTCGAGGCGGTCGCCTGCTGGACGATGCGGGCCATGTCGGCGAGGTCGCCGGTCGGCGGGTTGCGATATTCGACTTCCACATCCATCTGCTCGCCCGCCACCTTGATGGCGTTCTTGATGGTGTTCCACCAGCTGTCGCTGTCCGGTGCGTGGGAAATCAGTACGAAACGTTCGCCTTCCGCCTGGGCGGCTGCGGGCAGCATGGCGCCAAATGCCATGGCTGTCGCCGCGAATGCCAAAAGATATTTCTTCATGTGGTCCTCCCGTTCAGGGCTGTCGCAGCTCCTCAGATGCGAGAGCCCTCTCCCAATACGGCCAGCCTCCCCGCCGACCGCTCCAAAGGAATTTATATTCCAAAATTTCTCATTTCAATATTTTTTTTCCATTTTGAGGCTTTCACGTGCCGAGCCGACCGCGACTGCCAGCGCGATGGCGAGTGAAAGGCTGGCCGACAGTGCACGGAAGGCACCGACATCGAGTTCGGCCACATAAAGCGGGATGGCGCCGAGCCGCGTCAGCGGGCTTGTGATAAAGTCGGTGATGGCGACCAGCTTCGCGCCCTGGGCGGCGCCGACATCGGCAAGCGTGATCGTCTTTTCGCTGTAGGGCGCGAAGGTGACGGCGATGACGGCGTCTTCCGGGCCGATGGTGTGGGTGAGGCTGACATCGGCAAGGCCGCTGTGGAGGACGGCCGGAATGTCCATCTTCTCGAAGGCGTAGGCGAGGTAGGAGGTCACCGGAAAGGCACGGCGGAAGCCGGCGAGATGGATGGTGCGTGCCCCGGCCAGCGTCTTGACGGCCTCCTCGAGCGAGGCGGCGTCCACCGAAGTCAGCAGGTTTTCGAGCGAAGTCCGACCGACATCGACGAATTCGGCAAGAAGGGCGGCCGGCGAGCCGCTGCCATGGTCCTTCAGCGTCTGGATGCGGGTGCCGTAATCCGGCCATTTGCGCGAATAGTCGGTGCGGAACAGCTTCTGCATCTCCGAGAATCCGGAAAAGCCGAGTTCCTGACAGAAGCGCATGAAGGCGGACGGCTGCACGCCGGCATCGGCGGAGAGCTCCGCTACCGTCGACACTGCCACCCGGTCCGGATTGGCCGCAATGAAATCGCCGCACTGCTTCAGCCGTTTCGGCAGGTCCGGAAGGCGTGCGCCGAGGCGCTCGAAGAAGTCGTCGATCGTTTCGGGCGCGGCGTTCTGCGGCATTTTCGTTTCGGTATCCTTTAGCGCATATTCCAATATTGACGGTTTTAGAATTTTTATTCTATCGTGGCAAGCAATCGATTTCCGGAGGAGTACCCATGACAATTCAGATCGCGCTTCTCGGCGCGGGCCGTATCGGCAAGGTCCATGCACGCGCAATTGCGGCCACGCCCGGCGTGGCGCTTGCCGCCGTCGCCGACGCCATGCCCGAAGCGGCAGAGGCCATTTCCGCAGCATATGGCGCACCGGCGCTGAGCATCGATCAGATCGAGGCGGATGATTCGATCGCTGCCGTAATTATCTGCACGCCGACACCCACGCATGCCGACCTTATCGAGCGTTTTGTGAAGGCGAAGAAAGCGGTGTTCTGCGAAAAGCCGATCGACCTTTCGGTTGAGCGCGTGCGCGCCTGCCTCGATGTCGTGCGGGCTGAAAACGGCACGCTGATGCTTGGCTTCAACCGCCGTTTCGATCCGCATTTCCGCGCCGTGCGCAAGGCGATCGACGATGGCGCGATCGGCGATGTCGAGATGGTGCAGATCGTCTCGCGCGATCCCGCTCCGCCGCCGCCGGCCTATGTCATGGCTTCCGGCGGCATCTTCCGCGACATGACCATCCACGATTTCGACATGGCCCGCTTCCTGCTTGGCGAGGAGATCGACAGCGTGATGGCGAGTGCTTCGAGCCTTGTCGATCCCGAGATCGGCAAGGCGGGGGATTATGATAGCGCCTCGATCATCCTGACCACGGCATCCGGCCGGCAGTGCTCTATCTCGAATTCGCGCCGCGCCACCTTCGGCTATGATCAGCGCATCGAGGTTTTGGGTTCGCTCGGCTCCGTTGCCGCCGAAAACCAGCGGCCGGTCTCCATCGAGATCGCCAATGCAAAAGGCTTCCAGCGCCCGCCGCTCTACGACTTCTTCATGACCCGCTATGTCGAAGCTTATGCCGCCGAAATAGCGGCCTTTGCCGCAGCGCTTCAGGATGGCGTTCCGGCGTCGCCCGGTGGTGATGACGGGCTGAAGGCGCTGGTGATCGCCGAGGCAGCGCTGAAATCGGTCCGCGAAGGTCGCCGTGTCGCGATCTCGGAAATCTGAAGATCGTGGGGGAAAGCATGACGCAGTCACTCGGCTATGGCCTGATCGGCACGGGCTTCATGGGCAAGTGCCACGCATTGGCCTATCGTTCGGCAACGGCGGTGTTCGGCGATGTCGCCGCACCACGAATGGAGATTCTATGCGATACGCCGGAAGAGAAGGCCGGACGCTTCGCGACGCAGTTCGGCTTTCAGCGTGCGACATCTGACTGGCGGGCGGTGATCGACGATCCCGCCGTCGATATCGTTTCCATCACCACGCCGAACGGCATGCACAAGGAGATGGCGCTGGCGGCCCTTGCCGCCGGCAAGCACGTGCATCTTGAAAAGCCGATGGCGCTGACGCTCCAAGACGCGCGGGAGATGGCCGAAGCCGCAGCACGCGCGCCCGGCCGCACTATGGTCGGCTACAACTACCTCCATAATCCGGCGATTGCCCATGCGCGAAAGCTGATAGAGGAAGGTGCCATCGGCCGGCCGATCCATTTCCGCGGGCTGGTTGACGAGGACTACCAGGCCGATCCGGACCTGCCCTGGACCTGGCGCGCACGCCGTGCGGATGCCGGTCTTGGCGCGCTTGGCGATCTCGGCTGCCATCTCGTCAGCCTCGCCGTCTTGCTGCTGGGCCCGGTCGCGAGCGTCATCGCCGAAATGCAGACCGTGCATGAGACCCGCAAGCTCGCCGACAGCGACGAACGCCGGCCGGTCGAAAACGAGGATGTCGCCTCCGCGCTGCTGACGTTCGAAAGTGGCGTCAACGGCCTGTTTTCCTGCTCGCGCAGCGCCTGGGGTCGCAAGAGCCGGATCGGGCTCGAAATTCATGGCACCAAAGGCATGATCACCTACGAACAGGAGCGCATGAACGAGCTCCGGCTTTATCGCAATGACGGAACGGGCGCGACGCAGGGGTTCACGACCATTCTGACCGGACCGGCGCATCCGCCTTATGGCGAATTCGTGCCGGCGCCCGGTCATCAGCTCGGTTTCAACGACCTGAAGGTGATCGAGGTGCGGTCGTTCCTGAAGGCGATCGCGGACGGGACGCTGACTTTCCCGTCCTTTGCCGATGCCTTCCACTACGAAGCCGTCATCCACGCCATTGCCCAGGCTGCGGAAAGCGGGGCGCGCGTTCGCCCGGAGGCGGCCTGATTGCCTCCATTTGCGCATCGTCATGACATGTGTTCATTCCGGGTTTAGATGGGGTGCGCTACAAGGTCACATTTGCTTGAAAGCTGAGCCCGGTGCTTGTGCGGGCCGGCTGGCAAGGCTACTGAAATGCCCAACGGAAGAACCAAACGAGAGACGCGACATGCCTGATATCACCAAACGCACCCTCCTGCGCGGCCTTGCCATTGGCGGAGCGGGCGCTGCCACGCTTTCCTTCGTTCCCGCGCATGCGCAGGAGCTGCCCAAGAGCCAGGGCAATATCGACATGGAAGAGGCGCTGAAGCCGGGGCCGCTTCCCGAGATCGCACTTGGCGACGAAAACGCGCCGGTCAAGATCATCGAATATTTGTCGCTTACCTGCCCGCATTGCGCCCGTTTCCAGGAAGACACTTTCCCGGCGATCAAGGAAAACTTCATCGACACCGGCAAGGTCTATTACATCTTCCGCGAGTTCCCGTTCGATCCGCGCGCCATGGCCGCCGTTATGCTGGCCCGCTGCGCCCCGGGCGACAACTATGTTCCGTTTGTCGACATGATGCTCCAGCAGCAGCGCACTTGGGCAACGGCCGAGGATGGCAGCGCCGCAATGCTTCAGATGGCGAAACTGGCCGGTTTTACACAGGAAAGCTTCCAGGCTTGCTTGACGGACCAGAAACTGCTCGATGAGATAAATGCGGTCAGGGAACGGGCGACGGACGATTTCGGGGTGAATGCCACGCCGACCTTCCTGATCAACGGAAAGAAGTATTCGGGGG
Protein-coding sequences here:
- a CDS encoding sugar ABC transporter substrate-binding protein, with translation MKKYLLAFAATAMAFGAMLPAAAQAEGERFVLISHAPDSDSWWNTIKNAIKVAGEQMDVEVEYRNPPTGDLADMARIVQQATASNPDGIIVTIADFDVLSGPVSDAVAKGIPVITINSGTEEQSKKLGAMMHVGQPEYTAGKLAGERAKKESGATSFVCVNHYITNPASVERCQGFADGLGVELGDQMIDSGMDPSEVKSKVQAYLNAHPDTGAILTLGPNSAEPTLAALDEMGKSGQIYFGTFDLSTAIADAIKAGTINFAIDQQPYLQGYLPVVLLTNYARYGVMPSNSINSGPGFTTKDNIELVEKYAGQYR
- a CDS encoding MurR/RpiR family transcriptional regulator, with translation MPQNAAPETIDDFFERLGARLPDLPKRLKQCGDFIAANPDRVAVSTVAELSADAGVQPSAFMRFCQELGFSGFSEMQKLFRTDYSRKWPDYGTRIQTLKDHGSGSPAALLAEFVDVGRTSLENLLTSVDAASLEEAVKTLAGARTIHLAGFRRAFPVTSYLAYAFEKMDIPAVLHSGLADVSLTHTIGPEDAVIAVTFAPYSEKTITLADVGAAQGAKLVAITDFITSPLTRLGAIPLYVAELDVGAFRALSASLSLAIALAVAVGSARESLKMEKKY
- the iolG gene encoding inositol 2-dehydrogenase, which encodes MTIQIALLGAGRIGKVHARAIAATPGVALAAVADAMPEAAEAISAAYGAPALSIDQIEADDSIAAVIICTPTPTHADLIERFVKAKKAVFCEKPIDLSVERVRACLDVVRAENGTLMLGFNRRFDPHFRAVRKAIDDGAIGDVEMVQIVSRDPAPPPPAYVMASGGIFRDMTIHDFDMARFLLGEEIDSVMASASSLVDPEIGKAGDYDSASIILTTASGRQCSISNSRRATFGYDQRIEVLGSLGSVAAENQRPVSIEIANAKGFQRPPLYDFFMTRYVEAYAAEIAAFAAALQDGVPASPGGDDGLKALVIAEAALKSVREGRRVAISEI
- a CDS encoding Gfo/Idh/MocA family protein, producing MTQSLGYGLIGTGFMGKCHALAYRSATAVFGDVAAPRMEILCDTPEEKAGRFATQFGFQRATSDWRAVIDDPAVDIVSITTPNGMHKEMALAALAAGKHVHLEKPMALTLQDAREMAEAAARAPGRTMVGYNYLHNPAIAHARKLIEEGAIGRPIHFRGLVDEDYQADPDLPWTWRARRADAGLGALGDLGCHLVSLAVLLLGPVASVIAEMQTVHETRKLADSDERRPVENEDVASALLTFESGVNGLFSCSRSAWGRKSRIGLEIHGTKGMITYEQERMNELRLYRNDGTGATQGFTTILTGPAHPPYGEFVPAPGHQLGFNDLKVIEVRSFLKAIADGTLTFPSFADAFHYEAVIHAIAQAAESGARVRPEAA
- a CDS encoding DsbA family protein → MPDITKRTLLRGLAIGGAGAATLSFVPAHAQELPKSQGNIDMEEALKPGPLPEIALGDENAPVKIIEYLSLTCPHCARFQEDTFPAIKENFIDTGKVYYIFREFPFDPRAMAAVMLARCAPGDNYVPFVDMMLQQQRTWATAEDGSAAMLQMAKLAGFTQESFQACLTDQKLLDEINAVRERATDDFGVNATPTFLINGKKYSGEMSVDIMSALINSML